The DNA region aaactccaagtaggataaacacAAAAAGATGCACAGACATATGGTAAAAATACCAAAACACAAAAGAGGAAACCTTGAAATCAGCAAGAGAGAAACTATTTTCACTTACTAGGGAACCCCAATAAGATTGATAGCTGAATTCTCAGCAGCAGtaatggaggccagaagacaatGGGGTAACGTATtcaaagagctgaaagaaaaaaactatcaTCAACCAAGAATTGTACCTTTCAAAAGTGGAGGCCaaataaagacattcccagatataCAAAAAACGATTGAATTTGTTGCTAGCCAACTTACATTACCAGTAATACTAAAGAAAGTCCTTTGGGCTAAAAGCAAGTGACCCCAAATGGTAACTTGAATTcacatgaaaaaacaaagaacactggTAAAGATAAAGGTAATTATAAGATGATATAAATGCATAATTTTTTCTcaactgatttaaaaatcaattgtataaaATATGATTATAATGTAATCTTGgccttatagaaataaaatgtatgtgtaaTATTTTTGCCAATAACAGTACAAAAGAAGTTGGTGGGAGCAAAGCTGTATTGGGCTAATTTTAAGAcggtaaaataataattataacaatgtacTGTTGGGTTTGTAACATTAatagatgtaatatatatttaaaaatcataaaaaggaggaaaatggaaTAGAGATATATAGGAACAATGTTTCTATATCTCACTGGAAGTAAGCTAGTATAAATCTGAAGCTGATTCTGATAAGTTAGGAtgcgtaccactaaaaaaataGTGAAACTATCAGTCAAGAAATTCAAATGcttcattagaaaatatttacttaatgccAAAGAAAGTGGTAGAGGAGGATTAgaggcaaaaagagaaagaaaaaaaaaaagacacgagACATACAGAAAACGAAAAGTACAATGGCAGAGgtaaatccaactatatcaataataacagtaaatgtgggttaaaaaattcattcaaagGGCAGATTTTTCAGACTCTGTGTGTATTACCCTACTATATGCTACTAACAAGAGACGTTTTAGATTCAAAGATACAGATAGATTGAaagtaaaacaatggaaaaagatatttcatgcaggTAGCAACCACAAGAAAGCTGTAATGGCTTTACTAGTAttagataaaatacactttaaaacaaaaatatttactagaagagataaaaagggacattttataatgataaaaggaccAACCCATTAGAAAGacctaataattataaatatgtatgcacctaacAGTAGAGCACTGAAATATAtggagcaaaaactgatagaaaacaAAGGATGATATTGGAGACATCAATACACATTTTCTATAATGGATAGAATAACTAGGCAGAACATCAAAAGGTAATggaggacttgaacaacactataaaccaactagactTAAAAGACATCTATAAAACACTCTACCCAAGAACAGCagaagggactttcctggtggtgcagtggttaagaatccgcctgcccatgcaagggacacaggtttgagccctggtccgggaagatcccacatgccgcggagcaactaagcctgtgtgccacaactactgagcctgtactctagagcccacaagccacaacttctgagcccgcatgccacaactaccgaagcctgtgcgcctagagcccctgctcagcaacaagagaagccaccacaatgagaagcccgctcaccgcaactagagaaagcctgcatgcagcaacgaaaacccagtgcagccaaagataaattaattaattaatttaaaaagaagatgtaATAGGTTCTGTTTCAAAAGATAAAATGCATatacaaagctttaaaaaaaaaaaacagaatatacattcttcctaagtacacatggaatattctctaggCTAGGTTTtatgctaggccataaaacaaacctcaataaattctaaaaagataaaagtaatacATAGTACGTTCTtcaaccacaatggaattaaattaagaATCAACAAAAACTTTTGAGAAGCTGAGAAATATGTAGAAATTGAACAACACATTCCTAAATAAacaatgaatcaaagaagaaatcaaaagggaaatcagaaaatactttgaaatgaatgaaaatgaagaatgacatgtagctaaagcagtgcttagaggtaaatttatagctgtaaatgcctatattaagaaagaagagggcttccctggtggcgcagtggttgagagtccgcctgctgatgcagggaacatgggttcgcgtcccggtccaggaggatcccacatgctgcggagcggctgggcccatgagccatggctgctgagccacaACGGtcagaggcctgtgtaccgcaaaaaaaaaaaaaaaaaaaaaaaaaaaaaagaaagatctcaagtcAATAACATGTTTCCATCAAAAGACACTggaaaaagagcaaataaacctaaagcaagcagaagaaagaaagtaataaaagagAGTGGAAATTAATGAACtagataagagaaaaataatagagaaaatcaatgaaacaaaaacaagatcttTGGAAgtatcaacaaaattgacaaacctttagctaggtggaccaagaaaaaagagaagactcaactTACTAGAatcagaatgaaagaaaggacattactactgaccttagagaaatttttaaaaaaattatgaaggaaTACTATAAAtaattgtatgccaacaaattagataacttagatgaaatggacaaattcctagaaagatatAAACTATAGAActtgactcaagaagaaactaacaatctgaatagacctatagcAAGTGAAGATATTGaataggtaatttaaaaaaaaaaacaaaaaacccaaatactCCCCACCCAGGTGGCTTCACcactgaattctaccaaacatttaaggacaaATTAATACCAGTTTGTCACAAGCCCTTCctaaaaatagaagagagaacaTTCATTTAATAAGGCCAATATTACccgacaccaaaaccagacaatgacatTAACAAGAATAGAAAACCACAGagcaatatctcttatgaatatgaacacaaaaatcctcaacagaatactagcaaaccaaatccatcaacatacagaaagaatcacacaccatgaccaagttggatttaccccaggaatgcaagattggttTAAACTGAGAGGCAATTAAAGTAATATaccatatcaatagaataaaaaccaaaaccacatgatcagcctcaataaatacagaagaaaaagcatttgacaaaattcagcaccctaggaatagaagggaatttaCTTAACCTGATAAAGGACATTACAGaaatcccacagctaacatcgtactTAATGACGGAAGACCGAATGCTTTCCCCTACCATCAGGAACACTTAGGGGAGGATCACACAAGGTGTAAGAaccaggagaaggggaagggggtaCCCTAGGGCACATCCACGCACCAGCCAACACCTGTTCCTGGACGAGAACGCTGCAGTCCAGAGGGGCCAGGTGCAGTGAGACTGGCCAGGGACTGGAGTGTCCCTGCTCCTTCCTACCCTCTGCCTCGAGTGAGGCCTGCTATACAGGGCGGGCAGCCACAATTCCTCCAGAAGGATTAGCCAGGCTAACCTGGTGTTTCCTGACTTCCCTGAGGATGAGAATCGCCTGAGTTCCTATTAAAACAGTCCCACAGACAAGGTCACATCCCAGATCTGGGAGGCCTGGTGCCTTGGAtatttaacaagctcccaggggagTTTTGTGTTCAGGGCTCTGTGGGGCCCACATGACCCGGTGTCCATACCCAACCCAGCACAGAGGGGAACATTTCGGGAGTGGCCTCCTCTGTGTGCGAGCTACTCCAGGGACCTGCGTGATAAGTGAATGGTGCTGGGGTCAGGCTCTGTCCCTGAGGAGGTTGCCAGTCTCAGCCTCGgctctgctccagctccagccgaGAGGCCGAACTTCCCTGGTTGGCCTCCTGCCAATGTGCTTGAATAGCGTGTCTTTTTCGCACGCCCTCCTTTGCAAGAGGCCAGTCCTTTCCTCCACAAATGCAGTGAAAGGAGGTTGTGAAAGGGTCTTACTCTGCCGACGGCTAGCAGACATGCCATGAGGGTCATAATTAAAGGGGTGCAGGACCCTCTCTTTGCTTCAGGATGAGGGACCGGGCACCCCCTGTCCACGCCTGCCTGGCCCAAAGGCCACCCAGCTGCCAGCACGGGGGCTGCCCAGGTCATGTCCAAGCTCCAGCTGGTTGAGGTGAAGGGTGAGAGCCACTGTCCTGACGCCCAGAGGTCTCCACCATCTGTAGTTACCAGAACCCAAGTTTCCTGGGCCAGAGAGGAATGGATCCCTAAATTTAAATGTCCTGCTCAAGAAAATCTCGATACTATGAACCATGTGAGTTGGCTGCTGAGGCTCATACGAGACAATTGTCGTCTGAGCCCCTGATTTTACTTTTGATTATAATCCTTGGTGTTCGTCAAAACAGCCTTGTTTTTCATTGAATTTGAATAAATGTGATAAATTTGAACTGGTAAATTCAaacaaataaagtaaataaaaattaaaaccctgAAACAACAGCAAACAAACCTCATGGGGCAGAGATGTGGGCCTTCCCAGAACTTTCCGGGAAGAGTTGTCAaactggggcctcagctgggggCTGGCAGGCCAGGGCTGAAGGGCCCCCCTTGCCTTGGAGACGAGGGTGGGGTCCTGCAGGTAGCAGCTCACAGGCTTCTGGAGCTCAAGGGGCTGCCATCGTGCGGAGACCAGCTGTCCCCAGGAAGAAACCCAGAGTGGGGCCGCCCACTGGTCCAGGGGAAAGCTCGCTTCCCTTTGTAGCTGAAGGGAAGCAGGGCCGGTGCTGGGCAGGATCAGGTCTAAAACAGTGGGTGGGAGTGAGAGCCGGCTGGCAGAGGCCCCTGGGACTGACCCCAGGGCCAGAGAAGGCCGGGAGGGCGGGGGGCCTACCCAACCTCCACCTCCACGTCACTGCTCCTGGTGGTCTGGGCAGGGCCAGGACTAAGGAGGGAGCGTGGCCAGGGGTCAGGAATCGCAGTCCCTGCAGGCCTCGAGGATGGGGTGTGGCTGGACtctgtgcgggggtgggggggccctgAAACGTCGAGCCCCCCTCCCTCTGTGATCGTGAGGTGAGGAGTCCTCCCTTTGGTGGCAGGAAAGTCTGGCGATATTGTCGCCTGGACTGCGGGCAGGGACAGCCGTGCCTGCCAGGGTGGTCCACGCTGTCCAGAGGGCGAAGGGTGGGTCCTCAGCAGGCCCCAGATTCTCTGACAGCACTTGACACTGCAGGGCCAACAGATGGGATCCTGGCCATGGCCTCAGGGTCTCGCCCCGAGACACTCAATGCTTCTCTCAGGGACAGTTCTCTGGGTGACTGTGGACCAAACTGATAAACCAGTAGAGCACAGGAAGTCCTGTGAGGCTGAACTGGACCATGGGGAAGGCAGCCTGGGGCAGAGTTCCCCTTGTCCTGTCTCCGAGGCCCTGAGTGAACTGTCTTTGCTCCTGGCTAAAGTTGCGAACTGATTTTCCCTGGTGATGCCTGAGACAGGTGATCCCCGCAACCACATGCCCCAGGCACCCTCCTACCCACCTGGCGATGCCACCTGCCAGGGGCCGTGTGGGACCATCACCACCCATTCATGGAACTAGACGGTGCAGTGATGAACAGAGGCATAGAGACGTGTTTTGAAAGCAAGCTGGAGAGGTGTGTCCACTGCAGCACCACAGCCCAGAGCCAGCTCACCTCCCATCCTTGGCTGACCTTTCGTGCACAGGCTATGCTGGCCCCTGGGCTGAGCTAGACAGGTGTGGTCCACCCTCCAGGCTCCCCACCCTGGCATGTCCCTGTGTCAACAAAACTTCAACTagcaatcaagaagaaaaatggggcttccctggtggcgcagtggttgagaacctgcctgccgatgcaggggacacgggttctagccctggtctgggaagatcccacatgccgcggagcaactaggcccgtgagccacaactactgagcccgcgcgtctggaggctgtgctccgcaacaagagaggccgtgacagtaagaggcccgcgtaccgcgatgaagagcagccccccgctcgccgcaactagagaaagccctcgcacagaaacgaagacccaacatagcaaaaataaatacataaataaatagataaaattttttaaaaaggaagaaaaatggaattttattcaagccaaactgaggattataacctggaagacaaatagaaactgtgagaattgttccacctGCTAAAAGTTGAAGGCACAGTCATACATTTTCAAGACAAAGGATTGTACATCAAAATGACATACTGATAATTTGCATAAAGTTCACCAAGGATACATGGTCCAGGTAACCACATATAAAGTGAGAAGCAAGTCCCCATGACCCCCTGTAGAGCTGGTGCCCATTTGGGGCCACTTCTGGTTTCTGACGTTCCTGCCAGGACCAGTGTATTTCCCCTCCCTGGCGACTGGTCCAGAGAGGGCCACGTGATGCCCACCAGGCTGGAAGTTCCTAGCAGGAGGTGGTGAGCAACTGAGGAGAGAGAGGCTCATCCCTCCGGACAGGCACTGCCCCTCCAGCTCCATCCCTCTACACCCCCGGCCCTTTCTGTCCCTCCCAtggcccacccctcccctttaTGTCCCTCCAATGGCCCCGCCCCTTTACCTCCCTCCCATGGCCCCACCCCTCCACACCCTGCTCCTTTATGTCCTTCCCCATGGCCCCGCCCCTCCACAGACCCACTCCTTTATGTCCCTCCCCCTggacctgcccctccccacccaagcTTCCTGACCCTGGCCTGGGTGGTGCAGCATCTGCAGCTCTGATGACGTCAGGGTGCGTGGACTTTATTCCTTTTCCCAGTTTTGCAGGAATTTagcttttatttcatgttttacaGCTACAGAGACTTGTTACAATGCTTTTTATTTAATGCAAATACAAGCGAACAATTAGTTTATGATTTCCAAGTCTGTGtccttaaaaaaaagcaaaacagaaaaacgGTGGATAAGCTTAATTTGAATTTTCCTGGAAGTAATTCTTAATATTTGTAACTTGATTTATTTGGATTGGTGGATACAAAAGCATAAAGATCATAAAGTTCCCTGGCTTCACCAACAGCCACAAGCAGACCCTGTCTGCTGCGCACAGACAGGTCGGGAATGACCTTCACCAACAGACCAAACACATCCGTCATAACCCGCATTCTATAGGCAGGACAGGAGGCGTGGGTGCTTGGGTACAGCTGTCtccagaggcagagctgagatccGCCCCGAGccccctgcccctgctgcccCATGCCCCATAGATCCAGCAAAGTGTGACCCTGTCGGGAGAACCCCACTGAATGTAGAAGCTTGATTCTCAGTTCTGATTACAGTTACCATGTCAGTACTTGTCGGCTTATGAAACAGATTTTCCATTTAGAACTGTTAGCATCAACTACTCACTCAATAATCACAGCCCACCTGTAGGAAAGGGCTCTAAATGTGACCATGCTCTTTGGTAGGTGGGACAGACTGTCAGGCCACCCAACCACATTAGGTTTCACTTGCCCCAGTGATGAGCAGATTTAATGAAGGGCAGCCTTTTCAAAGGATGGTGGACAAagctttgtgtttttaaatatagtGGAAGCTTACGGAAACCACAATGCTCCAGTCATTTCTGGTAATCAGTTTGTTTTTTCTGGGTTAAGGGGTCTATACAGCCAGGATAGCCAGTATAGCACATGCTTTGTGACTGAGGATTGACTTTCCTAAGTGATGATCACCAAGAGTCCCTGGGGCCAGTCAGCTAACGCGGATGCCTAATAGCGCTGAAATAATGCTGGGGGCCACTAAAAACAGCCCTTTGCAAAGAGGTTTCAATTTTTCATTCGCGAAGCAAATCAAGCTCCCTAATTAGCTACGACACAGCTGGAAAGCTCAGCCCCTACTACCCTGCAAGCCCTGCCTTGGCTTCCCTGCCCAACCTCCGTCTCTGCTACAGGAACAGCCCGGCTGCTTTCTCTAGTTCATTCGTGTTCAAAGAACTCATGGCAGGCAGTGGTAACCATGGCAACAAAAGCCATAAATTCCTGGAAGTCGCATTCACCATCTCCATCGCTGTCCAGTGTTTCCATGACTTTGTCCACAACCTCCTGCTCTTTGATTTCCTAAGAGAAATAAGAGCAGTTGTCCAGCTTGTTGCTCAATGAAATTTAAGGATATCAAAACATGATCAGAAGTTGGCTGGCTTTAATAATTTGTATCAGAAACAACCTCagacatgaaatgaaaaatgccagAAAGGACTTGTCCTGTGACCAGGAGGCTGTTGGCTGGCAGAAGTCTCTGGGGGTCTGAGCCTTCTTTTCCACCTTCCTTTCGGTCCAGTGGGGCCTGGCCTACTTAAAGACTGAATGGAACAGCCAAAATCTGAAAAGCTGCGGGTTGTTTGTGTTAAAATACCCAGAAAAGAATAGTACGGTCTAGATCAGCCTGAGCATGTTACATGCAAATGTCTGAACCTTTGGCCCCTGTAAGTTTTTCATTGCTTCTGTGTGTAGAAGGCCCTATAGTGAGGGCTTCCAGTGGATTTTCATGTTTTGAAAGTGGTTTTTGGCTGAAATAACTCTTGGGAACATGCCCTAAATTTATTAACTTCTGTGTCTTTTTGCCACTTGAGTTGCCTTCCAGGTGTCCTGGGacttttcctgacattctgcccaACGTGCAGCCAAGTGGGTGGTGAAAGAGTCTCAGAGGAACGGACACAGTGAAGGAAAGAGGTACACTGAGCGGAATGTTCTGGATAACCAGTCCTCAGGGCAGGAGGGCTTGGCCTGAAGAAGTTGAGTGTAATGTACAGTGGCTGCCTTGGATATAAAACATGTAAAAGGTTGCGATTCCTGTGGGCATTGGGGTGGGACCTATACACAACTGCTAAAAGATTAATTTCAATTACATGATAGGTTTGCCTCCAGACAGAAACTACCTCATAAAACCAGGCCAGCAAATGTTCATGATACCTTGATACACTTACTGTGAATTACTTATCTTTTACAAATTGTGGTTCCCACATGCTAAgctttttctatgttttaaatcaataattaatGACAGTAGCTGCACTTGTTGAGCCACACTTGACAAGCACTGTCTCATTTCATCCTTTCAACAATTCGTTTTATGGAAGAATCGGGGACCTTCTTCTGATTGTTAGGTTACGAGGCAGAATCGGGGGGACCAGGTAAGTGAAAGCGTGCATGGGGCAGCTGCCACTAGGTGAACTTGGACGCCTGAGAACACCAGCCCTGGAATCAGACTGGAGGGTCCCACCCCAAGCCTGCAGGCCACTTCCTCTGCCAATGGGGTGTTTGGGCGGGGCGGGGACAGTGGGGCGGGAGGAGCCCTGCAGACATGGGACATGGAGCCCGGGGCTTGTCTTACACGGTGGCCCAGCCTGCCCAGGACGACAGCTGTCCACCACTGTGTGGCAGGGCCCTGGCCTGGGGCTCTCGTATCTTCCCCGGAATTAGCTCTTGGTCAGACACTAGTGCACTGGTTCATGGTCTGGAcatttcctctgtgtgtgactgGTCACTTCAGTGACCTTGGTTCTGGGCACCAAGGGAAGGTCAGGC from Phocoena phocoena chromosome 4, mPhoPho1.1, whole genome shotgun sequence includes:
- the S100B gene encoding protein S100-B — protein: MSELEKAMVALIDVFHQYSGREGDKHKLKKSELKELINNELSHFLEEIKEQEVVDKVMETLDSDGDGECDFQEFMAFVAMVTTACHEFFEHE